In a genomic window of Culicoidibacter larvae:
- a CDS encoding HNH endonuclease — protein MRRIYDRTRVCFRCGIAFEGYPGKPRGNRTFCSQECRRAQMGEDNLSKRVNQPGGMTQSERTKLRNAKLGTGQGKTYTKFHGRHEHRVIAEKMLGRPLNPGEVVHHIDENKRNNDPSNLMVFSSQEEHARHHAQLDKAKSGGGK, from the coding sequence ATGAGACGAATATATGACAGAACGAGAGTTTGTTTTCGCTGTGGGATAGCTTTTGAGGGTTACCCAGGTAAGCCAAGAGGCAATCGTACTTTTTGTAGTCAAGAATGTCGCCGAGCCCAAATGGGGGAGGACAATCTTTCAAAACGTGTCAACCAACCTGGTGGCATGACTCAATCCGAGCGAACAAAATTACGAAATGCAAAGCTTGGAACAGGACAAGGAAAAACATACACGAAATTCCACGGTAGACACGAACATCGAGTTATTGCTGAAAAAATGCTAGGTCGACCACTTAACCCTGGCGAAGTAGTGCATCATATTGATGAAAATAAGAGGAATAATGATCCAAGTAACTTAATGGTGTTTTCTTCTCAAGAAGAACACGCAAGACATCATGCACAATTGGACAAAGCAAAATCGGGAGGTGGTAAGTAA
- a CDS encoding VRR-NUC domain-containing protein, whose protein sequence is MLESQIEKYLMKQVRNIGGLCYKWVSPGNNGVPDRIVLYKGKVWFVEVKRPTGKTRKLQDYVINQINQQGCCALVLNTKTKIDYFIEKLEAM, encoded by the coding sequence ATGCTTGAGAGTCAAATAGAAAAGTACCTTATGAAGCAGGTAAGAAATATAGGCGGGCTCTGTTACAAATGGGTCAGTCCAGGAAATAACGGGGTGCCTGATCGGATAGTCTTGTATAAGGGCAAAGTTTGGTTTGTTGAAGTGAAACGGCCAACCGGGAAAACCCGGAAGTTACAGGACTATGTAATTAATCAAATTAATCAGCAAGGCTGTTGCGCCTTGGTGTTGAATACAAAAACAAAAATAGATTATTTCATTGAGAAGTTGGAGGCGATGTAA
- a CDS encoding virulence-associated E family protein gives MKNIEITIAEGKNRKSTKWKNKTITWPELVEKLADVIRTKETAAEYKKMSKTQQAEAKDVGGFVGGHLKNGRRLESNVVSRSLVTLDADFAPNDFIDTLELFHDFECVIYSTHSHTAKKARLRLVAPLNRDVDADEYQAIARKLAEKIGMDWFDDTTYQASRLMYYPSVSRDAEFIHHHIDGTVIDADAVLGEYKDWRDTSEWPESSRSEGIRKRHADKQGDPLEKDGIIGAFCRTYDIDAAIETFLPDVYIACDVLGRYTYVNGSSAAGLVIYDDKFAYSNHGTDPVGGKLCNAFDLVRIHLFGDQDEDSKPDTPVNRLPSFKAMRQFASNDVEVKLTIGRERLASAASEFDVVDDQEEDTDDSWLKELKTDNYTGEYVECIENFKLIITQDPNLKHGIVGMDTFKNNLVKRPDKLPWSTTGQYWSDTDDAGLRWYIERVYEMQSRQKIQDATDIVFAERQFHPVKEYLDTLVWDGTERASSIFIDYLGAADDEYTKTVSMMMLVAAVARIYRPGTKFDTMAVLVGTQGLGKSHLIAKLSKGWYTDTITTVSGKEAYESLDGAWLIEMAELTATRKAEVEAVKHFISKQEDTYRRAFARRVTTNKRQCVFFGTTNDMEFLRDRTGNRRFLPIVVSSEGGAKSVFDDLDDATIDQVWAEAIAAYKAGFPLYLSGDVADAAVERQQEHMEHDPRIGLIKDYLEKPLPDNWDDMNLGLRRDYISGHEDSITGKLVGVKKRMRVCAMEIWCELFERELRDFDNLKARDINSILNNIEGWERSEKSVRFNKRYGVQRGYFRINKM, from the coding sequence ATGAAAAATATCGAGATAACAATAGCTGAGGGTAAAAACCGGAAATCGACCAAATGGAAGAATAAGACCATTACTTGGCCGGAACTGGTGGAGAAATTGGCTGATGTTATCAGAACAAAAGAGACTGCTGCTGAATATAAAAAAATGAGTAAGACACAGCAGGCTGAGGCTAAGGATGTTGGCGGTTTTGTTGGTGGACATTTAAAGAATGGCCGACGACTGGAGTCAAATGTAGTATCCCGCTCATTGGTGACTTTGGATGCTGACTTTGCGCCAAATGATTTCATCGATACGCTTGAGCTGTTCCATGACTTTGAGTGTGTTATCTATTCGACCCACAGCCATACAGCGAAAAAAGCACGGCTGCGGCTCGTTGCTCCGCTCAATAGGGATGTGGATGCCGATGAGTATCAAGCGATAGCTCGTAAGCTGGCTGAAAAGATTGGCATGGATTGGTTTGATGATACAACCTATCAGGCAAGCCGCTTGATGTACTACCCGAGTGTCAGTCGTGATGCGGAGTTTATTCACCATCATATAGATGGTACGGTTATCGATGCCGATGCTGTTCTTGGTGAGTATAAGGATTGGCGCGATACCAGTGAGTGGCCGGAGTCATCACGCAGCGAGGGTATCCGAAAGCGCCACGCCGATAAGCAGGGGGATCCGCTAGAGAAAGATGGCATCATTGGCGCGTTTTGCAGAACCTATGATATTGATGCAGCGATAGAGACCTTTTTGCCTGATGTGTATATTGCCTGTGATGTGCTAGGACGATATACCTATGTGAATGGCTCAAGTGCTGCCGGGCTGGTTATCTATGATGATAAGTTTGCTTACAGCAATCATGGAACCGACCCGGTTGGTGGAAAGCTATGCAATGCCTTTGATTTGGTCCGCATTCATTTATTCGGTGACCAAGACGAAGATAGCAAGCCGGATACTCCGGTTAATCGTTTGCCGAGTTTTAAGGCGATGCGGCAATTTGCGTCGAATGATGTAGAGGTGAAGCTCACTATTGGTCGGGAGCGATTGGCAAGTGCTGCAAGTGAGTTTGATGTTGTTGATGACCAAGAAGAGGATACCGATGACAGTTGGCTTAAAGAGTTGAAAACTGACAACTATACTGGTGAGTATGTTGAATGTATTGAGAACTTCAAGCTGATTATCACGCAAGACCCTAACTTAAAGCATGGTATTGTTGGTATGGACACATTTAAAAACAATCTCGTTAAGCGTCCTGATAAACTTCCGTGGTCAACTACAGGGCAATACTGGAGCGATACCGATGACGCCGGACTTCGTTGGTACATTGAGCGGGTTTACGAAATGCAGTCACGGCAGAAGATACAGGATGCCACTGACATAGTTTTCGCAGAGCGGCAATTTCATCCGGTTAAGGAGTACTTAGATACTCTTGTGTGGGATGGAACCGAAAGAGCAAGTTCAATATTCATCGATTATCTTGGCGCAGCTGATGACGAATATACTAAGACAGTATCAATGATGATGCTAGTTGCAGCAGTTGCGCGTATTTATAGACCTGGTACCAAGTTTGATACTATGGCCGTTTTGGTCGGTACCCAAGGGCTAGGTAAATCGCATTTAATTGCGAAGCTGTCTAAAGGTTGGTACACCGATACGATTACAACCGTAAGCGGGAAAGAGGCCTATGAGTCTTTAGATGGCGCTTGGTTGATTGAAATGGCTGAGCTTACAGCTACGCGTAAGGCGGAAGTTGAGGCAGTTAAGCATTTTATCAGCAAGCAAGAGGATACCTATAGACGGGCTTTTGCCCGGCGGGTAACTACCAATAAACGCCAGTGTGTTTTCTTCGGTACTACTAATGATATGGAGTTTCTAAGAGACCGTACTGGAAACCGACGCTTTCTGCCGATAGTTGTTTCATCTGAGGGTGGCGCTAAAAGTGTCTTTGATGACTTGGACGATGCCACGATAGACCAAGTATGGGCGGAGGCAATAGCTGCCTATAAGGCTGGGTTCCCGCTTTATCTGAGTGGTGATGTGGCAGATGCAGCTGTGGAGAGACAGCAGGAGCACATGGAACATGATCCACGGATTGGCTTAATAAAGGACTACCTTGAGAAGCCGCTGCCGGATAATTGGGACGATATGAACCTAGGACTTCGGAGGGATTATATCAGTGGTCATGAAGATAGTATCACAGGAAAATTAGTTGGTGTTAAGAAACGTATGCGGGTGTGTGCGATGGAGATATGGTGTGAATTGTTTGAGCGGGAGCTTAGGGATTTCGACAACCTGAAAGCTCGTGATATTAACAGTATTCTGAATAATATTGAAGGCTGGGAGCGAAGTGAAAAGTCTGTTAGATTTAACAAAAGGTACGGAGTCCAAAGAGGATATTTCAGGATAAATAAAATGTAA